The genomic window TCACAAAAATGCTCGCCACCACCATGTCGGCCTCTCCCCGGACTTTCCTCATCAGCATGAGATGTCCTTCGTGGAAGTAGCCCATAGTGGGCACGAATCCAATCCTTTTCCCCGCTCTCCTCCAATCATCGGCTTGCTGCTGCATCTCGGAAACCGTTTCGATGATGCGCATGTCGACTCCTCTCACCAAACCTCCGCAACAAAGTAAAAAGCCTTCAAGACCAGGGTCGGGAAGGCTCCTCCAATAAGACACGACGAGATTCATCCACGATCGAACCAGCGGGCCTTCGTTCCCGTCTTCCGTCACGGTCCCTCGGCGAGGGATCCCAGCGGAACCCAAATCCCGTCAGACTGGCCTGTTCAGTAACAGGCGGAGCGCAGATTGTCAAGGAGGATCAACTCGGGGTCAAACCTACACTTTTCACTTTTTCGCAACCTTGGAGCGATGTCCGATTCATTGCCGGACCAGCTCCGCTTCGCCCCGCCCCGCATCATCCGGCTGAATCGAACGACGTGGATGCGAACCCGTTCGGCCTCCGACGCTCGCCTTTGAAGGGCCTCGGGATTTGACCCGCATCGCCGGGGGCTGCGGAGGCGAGCCTCTTGGGGGAACTCACCCCGACAGCCGATGCGAACTCGAGCGACGCGGTCGCGATCTTTGCCCACGGATGCCTGAAATACAAAGGGAGGGGATGGGAACGTCACCAGGCTCGACTGCAACGATAGGACCGGTTGTGGCTCGCCTTGGGCATGGGAACAAATGCGACCCGCCCCGACCCTGGCCTCAAAGTCCGATATCGCTGACCGGATCGCAAGCCCGCGCCGTCCTGTCTGCTGGTCGATGCGGGGGTTCCCGCAGAAATGTGAAAAGTGTAGGTTTGACCCCGCGGCTAGGAGGGCGTGAAGCCGAGGTCCCGGAGTTTCGCGGACAGGGCGTCGATCACCGTTTCCGCGCGGATCGTTTCGAGGCACCTGCTGCTCCCACTGTCATTGCACCCGGCGCGGCCGCACGGGCGACAGTCCCACGGTTGGCTCACGACGACGTGACTGTGGCCCCAGGGGCCCCACATGTGATCGCCCGAAGGCCCGAACAGCGCCACCACTGGCGTGCCCACCGCCGCGGCGATGTGCATGGGGGCTGTATCGACCCCGAAAAAGAGGACCGCCTTCCGGATCAGGGACGCCAGTTCCTTGAGGGTCAACTGTCCGGCCAAGTCGACGACCGGCACCCGGACGCCGTGCATGATGCTCTTCACCACGGCCAGCTCATTCGGGTCATCGCTGCAGGTAACGACCACCGGCAATCGGCAGCGTTCCCGCAGGAAATCGATGACGGCGGAGTTGCCTTCCGGGGTCCAGCTCTTGAAAAGCCAGCGCGACGTCGGATGAACCACCACAAACGGCTGTTCCTTGAGTCCCCGTTCACGGAGCAGCCGGTCCACTTTTTCCTCCACCGCATCGGTCCATTGCAGGCGCATCTTTTCCGTCTTGACCGGGAGCCCCAGGGCGCGCAAGGGTTCGAGGTGGTAGCGCACGGCGTGTTTGTCGTTGTCGACGCTGCTCATCAAATCGGTGAAGAGCAGATCTCTACCCATGAATTTACTGCGTCGCCTGCGGTAGCCCAGGCGGCAGGGGCTGCCTGTAAGGAACGCCACGATGGCGCCTCGGTCGCCCTCGCTGAGATCGATGACCAGATCGAACCGGTTCCTGCGAAGCTCCCCGATGAGACGGAGTTGTGTCCACAGGCCGGACCTCCGGTTCACGGGGAAAATCGCGTCGATGTCGGGATTGTCCGACAGCATTTCAACCGTGTTGTGGATCACGCTCGCGCAGATCCTGGCGTCGGGAAAGTGGATCCGCAAGTTCCGAAACAAAGGCGTGGTCACGAGCACGTCGCCGATATGTTTGAACTTGATCACCAATATGTTGTTTATGTTGTTCAAGGTCATTGCGACTAACGTTTCTTTCGAAAAAAGCAGTGTTTCAACTGCCGATCATGAGTTTTCCACAGCATCGATAGACTTCTTCCACCGAGTTGTCGTCCGCCTTCCGTCCCTTCTGAAGCAGTTCGCATTTTGTTCCCCAGGGGCGCCACCTGGACGCGTCGCTCGATCCGAAAATGGCGACCACGGGCCGCTGAAGGGCGGCCGCGATATGCATCGCGCCTCCATCCCCACATATAACCAATCTACAGGCGCTCATCGCGGCGGTCAACCGGGGGATGGTGTCGGTTCTGCAGGGAACCGCACAATCGCGCAAGGCTTCCGCAATGTCGCGGGCTTTCCGGTCGTCTCCCGGATGATAAGGGTTCGAGGCATCTCCCGGCGCCCACAGAATCAGGAATTTCGTTTCGGGTCTTTCCCTCGACACCATTCGGGCCAACTCGACGAAGTTTTCGGGAGCCCAACGGTTTTCCGGCCTACGGCTGCTGATGTGCAATCCGACCACCGGTCCCACGGCATTTCGGGACAATAACAGGTCCCGGATTTCTTGCAAACACTCGCGGCGGACCGCCAGCTTCATGGGGCCGGGAGTGTCCCTGATACCGAGAGGAGCCAGGAGCCGGTAGGACAGTTCAACTTCGTGCGCGCCGCAACCGGGGTCCGGCGGAGCCACGAGCCGCGTGTAACAAAGACGTTCGAACAGCGGGATTGCAGACGCACGGCTTGCGTAGCCGATCCTGTGGAAGGCTCCGCTCATGAGCGTGAAGCGTGCGGTTGTCTTGTTGAACTGGCCGGCCACACCGATTGCGACGTCGTATCGTTCGCGCCTGATTTTGCGGAAAAGATCGAGCAAGTGAAAGTGATTCTGCCACCCGTATCGGAAGCGTCCATGTTTGGACTTGTGGTAGATGTGAACGGTGTCCAGCTCCGGCAACCCGACGATTGCGTCCGCGTTGTACCCGTTTACCATCAGATCGATCCGGGATTGCGGAAAGGTTCGGCGCAGGGCAAGAATGGACGGCGTCGTGCAAACCAGGTCGCCGATGTTGTCGCGCCGAATCAGCAGGAACTTGACCCGTTCGCGAGAAGGGAGACGAAGTCCCGGCGGGGCGCTCGATTCCGCATCGGCCCCGCCGGTGCGGTTGTCGTGATGGCTCTGATTGCCGGTCATCCGCATGATCGGAAGACCTTTCGATGCCCGGGAAACGCGGTGAACCCTGCGAGGTTTCCGGCGGGCCGGATGGATTGATGATGTACCATCATGATTTCTTCAATGCGAGCAACGGGCGTCCCATCGAGCAACCCCGCGCTTCTAACATTCGAACTCGCGAAAAGCCCGGAAGACCTCCTCCACGGTGATCTGCTCCATGCAGAAGGGGGTAGTGCATTTCTTGCCGATGCACGGGCGACACGGAAGGTCTTTCTCAATGGCCCGGTGCAACACGGGGTCCTGGATGGCCCCCGACACGCGGGAAGAGGTCGGGCAGAACAGGGACACCGTCTTTGTCTTCAAGGCGATGGCGATGTGCATCGCCCCCGTGTCGTTGGTGACCAGGAGCTCGAGTCTCCCGATGAGTGCCGCAACCTGCGTCAGGGGAAAACGACCGGCAACGGAGACGGCCCGATCGGACCCGATGGCTCGCACGACCTCGGCGCACAGCGCCTTTTCCTTCGGCGAACCGATCGCGAAAATGCGGGCGCGGGGGTGCGACGCCAGGATCCTTTTCCCAAGCTCCGCAAAGGATTTCACCGGCCATTGTTTGTACGGTTTCGAGGCGCCCGCCTGGAAGCCGACAAGGAGCGGGTCGGGAATATCCACTGCGCCGTGGAGCCACGCATCGACCTGCCGTCGCGCCTCGCCGGTCACCTCGAGCTCCATGTCCACGGACGTGCCGGCGCCCCCCGCGAGCTGCGCTATGCCCAGCCGCTGCCTTATGGTGTGCTGCGGGAGGCGGGAGGAATGGTCCCCGTTGCGGTTGGAGATCAGGTAGGCGAACTCCCGTTCCACGGGGAGGGTCACAAGGTGGCGAGCCCCGGTGAGATAAGCCAGGGGAACCGCCTGAGGCGTGTTGCCGTGCAGGATGACGGCGAGGTCGAAGGCTTCCTTGCGGAGTAATCGCACGGTTTGCAGAAACTTCTTATACCCCCCGTGATAGGAGACGATCTTGTCCACGTGCCGGTTGTTCTCG from Syntrophobacter fumaroxidans MPOB includes these protein-coding regions:
- the rfaQ gene encoding putative lipopolysaccharide heptosyltransferase III is translated as MTLNNINNILVIKFKHIGDVLVTTPLFRNLRIHFPDARICASVIHNTVEMLSDNPDIDAIFPVNRRSGLWTQLRLIGELRRNRFDLVIDLSEGDRGAIVAFLTGSPCRLGYRRRRSKFMGRDLLFTDLMSSVDNDKHAVRYHLEPLRALGLPVKTEKMRLQWTDAVEEKVDRLLRERGLKEQPFVVVHPTSRWLFKSWTPEGNSAVIDFLRERCRLPVVVTCSDDPNELAVVKSIMHGVRVPVVDLAGQLTLKELASLIRKAVLFFGVDTAPMHIAAAVGTPVVALFGPSGDHMWGPWGHSHVVVSQPWDCRPCGRAGCNDSGSSRCLETIRAETVIDALSAKLRDLGFTPS
- a CDS encoding glycosyltransferase family 9 protein, which produces MRMTGNQSHHDNRTGGADAESSAPPGLRLPSRERVKFLLIRRDNIGDLVCTTPSILALRRTFPQSRIDLMVNGYNADAIVGLPELDTVHIYHKSKHGRFRYGWQNHFHLLDLFRKIRRERYDVAIGVAGQFNKTTARFTLMSGAFHRIGYASRASAIPLFERLCYTRLVAPPDPGCGAHEVELSYRLLAPLGIRDTPGPMKLAVRRECLQEIRDLLLSRNAVGPVVGLHISSRRPENRWAPENFVELARMVSRERPETKFLILWAPGDASNPYHPGDDRKARDIAEALRDCAVPCRTDTIPRLTAAMSACRLVICGDGGAMHIAAALQRPVVAIFGSSDASRWRPWGTKCELLQKGRKADDNSVEEVYRCCGKLMIGS
- a CDS encoding glycosyltransferase family 9 protein, whose protein sequence is MRLFHPTFKWIIRKISGRMPPPLDLETFRPDAVNSILIVSSTAIGDALMSTPAIRSVRTSYPEANIVLLARHRYRELFENNRHVDKIVSYHGGYKKFLQTVRLLRKEAFDLAVILHGNTPQAVPLAYLTGARHLVTLPVEREFAYLISNRNGDHSSRLPQHTIRQRLGIAQLAGGAGTSVDMELEVTGEARRQVDAWLHGAVDIPDPLLVGFQAGASKPYKQWPVKSFAELGKRILASHPRARIFAIGSPKEKALCAEVVRAIGSDRAVSVAGRFPLTQVAALIGRLELLVTNDTGAMHIAIALKTKTVSLFCPTSSRVSGAIQDPVLHRAIEKDLPCRPCIGKKCTTPFCMEQITVEEVFRAFREFEC